One Benincasa hispida cultivar B227 chromosome 5, ASM972705v1, whole genome shotgun sequence genomic window carries:
- the LOC120077924 gene encoding casein kinase 1-like protein 6: MDHVIAGKFKLGRKIGSGSFGELYLAVNVQTGEEVAVKLEPVKTKHPQLHYESKLYMLLQGGTGIPHLKWFGVESDYNIMVIDLLGPSLEDLFNYCNRKFTLKTVLMLADQLINRVEYMHSRGFLHRDIKPDNFLMGLGRKANQVYIIDYGLAKKYRDLQTHKHIPYRENKNLTGTARYASVNTHLGIEQSRRDDLESLGYVLMYFLRGSLPWQGLKAGTKKQKYDKISEKKMSTPIEVLCKSHPPEFVSYFHYCRSLRFEDKPDYSYLKRLFRDLFIREGYQFDYVFDWTILKYPQIGSSSRGRHSSGKAAATPGPSAERPERNSVGKEIRERFSGAVEAFSRRNISSSSPHVDHSKQKAHEDVHPDSGRGSSRYGSSSRRAVITNSKPSSSGDHSEGRRLVASTGRPSTTQRLHSSYETKPTSFVRTSTRSGRDDPLRSFELLSIRK; encoded by the exons ATGGACCATGTGATTGCGGGGAAGTTCAAGCTCGGAAGGAAGATTGGGAGTGGGTCTTTTGGAGAGCTTTATTTAG CTGTTAATGTGCAAACTGGGGAGGAGGTTGCTGTCAAACTA GAACCTGTGAAAACCAAGCATCCTCAGCTTCATTATGAGTCCAAATTGTATATGCTTCTTCAAGGAGGAA CGGGAATCCCCCACCTGAAGTGGTTTGGAGTTGAGAGTGATTACAACATTATGGTGATTGATCTTCTGGGGCCAAGTTTGGAAGATTTATTTAACTACTGTAATAGAAAGTTTACATTGAAAACTGTCTTGATGCTTGCAGATCAATTA ATTAACAGGGTTGAGTACATGCACTCAAGAGGTTTTCTCCATCGTGATATAAAGCCCGACAACTTCTTAATGGGACTCGGGCGGAAAGCCAATCAG GTATACATCATTGACTATGGCCTCGCAAAGAAGTACAGGGATCTTCAAACTCATAAGCATATACCATACAG GGAGAACAAGAACCTCACTGGCACAGCTCGCTATGCTAGTGTCAACACTCACCTAGGAATTG AGCAAAGCAGAAGGGATGATCTAGAGTCTCTTGGTTATGTGCTTATGTATTTCCTCAGAGGAAG CCTTCCCTGGCAGGGTCTGAAAGCAGGCACAAAGAAGCAAAAGTATGATAAAATCAGTGAAAAAAAGATGTCCACTCCTATTGAG GTGCTTTGCAAATCACATCCACCTGAGTTTGTATCTTATTTCCATTACTGTCGATCACTGAGATTTGAAGACAAACCAGATTATTCATATTTAAAGCGACTTTTTCGCGACCTATTCATACGAGAAG GCTATCAATTTGATTATGTCTTTGACTGGACTATACTGAAGTACCCTCAAATTGGAAGCAGTTCAAGAGGACGA CACTCTAGTGGGAAAGCCGCAGCTACTCCAGGACCATCTGCAGAGAGGCCAGAGAGAAACTCAG TTGGGAAAGAGATCCGAGAAAGATTTTCAGGGGCAGTTGAAGCATTTTCCAGGAGGAATATTTCCAGTTCCAGTCCACATGTTGATCATTCTAAACAAAAGGCTCATGAGGATGTG CATCCTGATTCAGGACGTGGTTCTTCTCGATATGGAAGCTCCTCAAGAAGAGCTGTAATTACAAATAGCAAGCCTAGTTCTTCCGGTGATCACAGTGAGGGTCGTCGACTAGTTGCAAGCACTGGACGCCCCTCTACCACTCAGAGACTTCATTCTTCTTATGAGACAAAGCCAACCTCATTTGTTCGAACATCAACAAGAAGCGGCCGAGATGATCCTCTCCGAAGCTTTGAACTTCTATCAATCAGGAAGTAA